A single genomic interval of Haloactinospora alba harbors:
- a CDS encoding MFS transporter, producing MATQHDTPPDADTAASGRAAPRAGTTLTLGAVLLAVFVVPTSISGTAVALPAIGSTTGADLVPLQWVVNAFNVMFAGFTLVWGSLADILGRVRAFAAGAAVYGAASLASAVVSNVYLLDAARGLAGLGGAAIFACGSAILSTVFTGPARAKAFALFGTVAGIGVAVGPSLAGVIVEALSWRWVFGAHAIALALVLLAVPVIARNTPSSGREGARIDVAGSVLFILAMVLLTTGIVQGSQWGWSSGGVLSLLGGTVLALVGFTAVERRRAHPVLDLSLLREPRFVGLCLVPVAASFGFVTILTYLPSYLSFVGGYGAGASGLAMVLLTFPVFACPSLAAALVNRGVPAALLLYISLACLVAGDIALLLFEPGVSLAVVALPMLVTGAGMGLSAGLVDRLALDIADEEKAGMAAGFLNTLRLGSEAIAVAVYGSLLATFLTSRVAEGLGSYDRTETPEAIANEVAGGHTGEAAASAEGGAFHTFLVGAYDASFHTVLWVLAAICAVLFLLIAALLRGGARPASATGSSEGTR from the coding sequence GTGGCCACACAACACGACACACCACCGGACGCTGACACCGCCGCGTCCGGACGCGCGGCGCCACGCGCCGGAACCACACTCACGCTCGGCGCGGTCCTCCTCGCCGTGTTCGTCGTCCCCACGTCCATCTCCGGAACGGCGGTGGCCCTTCCCGCCATCGGCTCCACCACGGGTGCCGACCTCGTTCCCCTGCAGTGGGTGGTCAACGCCTTCAACGTCATGTTCGCCGGTTTCACCCTCGTCTGGGGGTCGCTCGCGGACATCCTGGGCCGGGTTCGGGCCTTCGCGGCGGGCGCGGCGGTGTACGGGGCCGCCTCCCTGGCCAGCGCCGTCGTCAGCAACGTGTACCTGCTCGACGCCGCCCGGGGACTGGCGGGACTCGGCGGAGCCGCGATCTTCGCCTGCGGCAGCGCCATCCTCTCGACGGTCTTCACCGGCCCCGCCCGGGCGAAGGCCTTCGCGCTGTTCGGTACCGTCGCCGGGATCGGCGTCGCGGTCGGCCCCTCGCTCGCGGGAGTGATCGTGGAGGCACTGAGCTGGCGCTGGGTGTTCGGCGCGCACGCCATAGCTCTGGCCCTGGTCCTGCTGGCCGTGCCCGTCATCGCCCGGAACACCCCCTCCTCCGGCCGGGAGGGGGCACGGATCGACGTCGCGGGAAGCGTCCTGTTCATCCTGGCGATGGTGCTGTTGACCACGGGGATCGTGCAGGGGTCGCAGTGGGGCTGGAGCAGCGGCGGAGTCCTCTCCCTCCTCGGCGGAACCGTCCTGGCACTGGTCGGCTTCACCGCCGTGGAGCGCCGACGCGCCCACCCGGTCCTCGACCTCAGCCTGCTGCGCGAACCGCGCTTCGTCGGGCTGTGCCTGGTTCCGGTGGCGGCGTCGTTCGGGTTCGTCACGATCCTGACCTACCTCCCCAGCTACCTGTCCTTCGTCGGCGGGTACGGCGCCGGCGCGTCCGGGCTGGCCATGGTGCTGCTCACGTTCCCGGTGTTCGCCTGCCCCTCCCTCGCGGCGGCCCTCGTCAACCGCGGAGTACCCGCGGCGTTGCTGCTCTACATCAGCCTCGCCTGCCTGGTCGCGGGAGACATCGCCCTGCTGCTGTTCGAGCCGGGGGTCTCCCTGGCGGTGGTGGCCCTTCCGATGCTGGTCACCGGTGCCGGCATGGGACTGTCCGCCGGTCTGGTCGACCGGCTCGCGCTGGACATCGCCGACGAGGAGAAGGCGGGCATGGCCGCCGGGTTCCTGAACACCCTGCGACTGGGCAGTGAGGCGATCGCCGTCGCCGTGTACGGTTCGCTGCTGGCGACGTTCCTCACCTCGCGTGTCGCGGAGGGACTCGGTTCCTACGACCGCACGGAGACGCCGGAGGCGATCGCCAACGAGGTCGCCGGCGGACACACGGGAGAGGCGGCCGCCAGCGCGGAGGGCGGGGCTTTCCACACGTTCCTCGTCGGCGCCTACGACGCCTCCTTCCACACGGTTCTGTGGGTGCTGGCTGCCATCTGCGCCGTACTCTTCCTGCTCATCGCCGCCCTGCTGCGCGGCGGCGCCCGCCCGGCGTCCGCGACCGGCTCCTCCGAGGGGACCCGGTGA
- a CDS encoding AzlC family ABC transporter permease gives MRTLWRTLDRGLLRTTALVCLAVGVVGVSYGATAVTSGFPVWFPVLVGVLVLAGSSEFLFVGILAAGGSPVSAVAAGVLVNARHLPFGLALADVLGRGWRRLLGSHLMNDESVVLALGQEDPRRQRTAYWVCGLGILLCWPAGALAGALAGTAVTDPDTFGLDAMFPTVLLALVLPSLRSPETRRCALLGAGIALAASVFLPAGLPVLLSLVGLVATVRRTKEEQ, from the coding sequence ATGCGTACGTTATGGCGAACACTGGACCGTGGACTGCTGCGCACCACCGCGCTGGTGTGCCTCGCGGTCGGTGTCGTCGGCGTATCCTACGGCGCCACCGCCGTCACCTCGGGGTTCCCCGTCTGGTTCCCCGTCCTGGTGGGGGTGCTGGTGCTGGCCGGCTCCTCGGAGTTCCTGTTCGTCGGCATCCTCGCGGCGGGAGGGAGCCCGGTCTCGGCGGTGGCCGCCGGGGTTCTGGTCAACGCGCGGCACCTGCCGTTCGGTCTGGCCCTCGCCGACGTGCTCGGGCGCGGCTGGCGGCGCCTGCTCGGCAGCCACCTGATGAACGACGAGAGCGTCGTCCTCGCGCTCGGCCAGGAGGATCCGAGGCGCCAGCGGACCGCCTACTGGGTGTGCGGGCTGGGCATCCTGCTGTGCTGGCCCGCCGGGGCCCTGGCCGGCGCCCTGGCCGGAACCGCCGTCACCGACCCCGACACCTTCGGGCTGGACGCCATGTTCCCGACCGTTCTGCTGGCCCTGGTACTGCCGTCGCTACGGTCCCCGGAAACCCGGCGTTGTGCGCTTCTCGGGGCCGGGATCGCGCTGGCCGCGTCCGTGTTCCTCCCGGCGGGGCTTCCCGTGCTGCTGTCCCTGGTGGGTCTGGTCGCGACCGTGCGCCGCACGAAGGAGGAACAGTGA
- a CDS encoding AzlD domain-containing protein, whose amino-acid sequence MNDPLTLAIAVAVLAGETFALRAAGPLLRSRVTVPARVERLMETSAAVLLVAVVATTALTEDQGFAGFARPAGVLVGGVLAWRGAPFVVAVLTAAGTAAGLRLLGVP is encoded by the coding sequence GTGAACGACCCACTCACGCTGGCGATCGCGGTCGCCGTGCTCGCCGGGGAGACGTTCGCCCTCCGGGCCGCCGGACCGCTGCTGAGGTCCCGCGTCACCGTCCCCGCCCGGGTGGAGCGGCTGATGGAGACGTCGGCGGCCGTGCTGCTCGTCGCTGTGGTGGCCACGACCGCGCTGACCGAGGACCAGGGCTTCGCGGGTTTCGCGCGCCCTGCCGGAGTGCTGGTCGGCGGGGTGCTGGCCTGGCGCGGGGCACCGTTCGTCGTGGCCGTCCTCACCGCCGCCGGCACCGCCGCCGGGTTGCGCCTGCTCGGCGTCCCCTGA
- the argS gene encoding arginine--tRNA ligase, translated as MADPQHVLTQRVQSAIGAAFGSEYADTDPVIRPSQFADYQANAALALAKRLGRKPRDVAADIVAHLEAGDVCSGVEISGPGFVNLTLDEDWIAGRAQELLTDPRLGVPRQESQNIPIDYSAPNVAKEMHVGHLRTTVVGDALARVLEALGHNVVRQNHIGDWGTPFGMLIEHLLDVGEHSAEAELLTTDPNAFYQVAKGKFDSSPEFTKRARERVVELQSGDAETLRLWRELVDLSKSYFNRIYAELGVTLTDADLAGESMYNDMLPAICDELESTGVAELSDGALCVFLEGYTGRDGSPLPLIVRKSDGGYGYGTTDLATVKYRVETLHADRIVYVVGAPQSLHLRMVWDTARAAGWLPENVEPVHVQIGNVLGEDGKILRTRSGQPIRLMALLEEAVERATSVVAESRPDLDGESRAAIARDVGIGAVKYADLSVSHDTEYVFDFDRMLALHGNTGPYLQYAAARIRSIFRKGGLDPREATGPIRLGEPAERDLALALLGFGPAVRQVGDTLEPHHLCGYLFDLAQTFTSFYERCPVLKPDDPAVRDSRLALTAATLHTLVRGLDLLGVRAPERM; from the coding sequence ATGGCCGACCCGCAACACGTTCTCACCCAACGGGTCCAGTCCGCGATCGGCGCCGCGTTCGGCTCCGAGTACGCCGACACCGACCCCGTCATCCGCCCGTCGCAGTTCGCCGACTACCAGGCGAACGCCGCCCTGGCGCTGGCCAAGAGGCTGGGCCGCAAGCCGCGCGACGTCGCCGCCGACATCGTGGCGCACCTGGAGGCCGGCGACGTGTGCAGCGGGGTGGAGATCAGCGGCCCCGGCTTCGTCAACCTGACACTGGACGAGGACTGGATCGCCGGACGCGCCCAGGAGCTCCTCACGGACCCGCGGCTGGGCGTCCCCCGCCAGGAGAGCCAGAACATCCCGATCGACTACTCGGCGCCCAACGTCGCCAAGGAGATGCACGTCGGCCACCTGCGCACCACGGTGGTCGGCGACGCGCTGGCACGCGTGCTGGAGGCGCTGGGACACAACGTCGTTCGCCAGAACCACATCGGCGACTGGGGCACCCCGTTCGGGATGCTCATCGAGCACCTGCTGGACGTCGGGGAACACTCGGCCGAGGCCGAGCTGCTCACCACCGACCCGAACGCCTTCTACCAGGTGGCGAAGGGCAAGTTCGACTCCTCGCCCGAGTTCACCAAACGCGCGCGCGAACGGGTGGTGGAGCTGCAGAGCGGGGACGCCGAGACGCTGCGCCTGTGGCGGGAGCTGGTGGACCTGTCCAAGTCCTACTTCAACCGGATCTACGCGGAGCTCGGGGTCACCCTCACCGACGCCGACCTGGCGGGCGAGAGCATGTACAACGACATGCTGCCCGCGATCTGCGACGAACTGGAGAGCACGGGGGTCGCCGAGCTGAGCGACGGCGCGCTGTGCGTGTTCCTGGAGGGCTACACCGGCCGGGACGGATCACCGCTCCCGCTGATCGTGCGCAAGAGCGACGGCGGCTACGGGTACGGCACCACCGACCTCGCCACGGTCAAGTACCGGGTGGAGACGCTGCACGCCGACCGGATCGTCTACGTGGTGGGGGCGCCGCAGTCCCTGCACCTGCGGATGGTGTGGGACACGGCGCGCGCCGCCGGCTGGCTCCCGGAGAACGTGGAGCCGGTCCACGTGCAGATCGGCAACGTGCTCGGGGAGGACGGCAAGATCCTGCGGACCCGCAGCGGCCAGCCGATCCGGCTGATGGCGCTACTGGAGGAGGCAGTGGAGCGCGCCACCAGTGTGGTCGCCGAGAGCCGTCCCGACCTGGACGGGGAGAGCCGCGCCGCGATCGCGCGCGACGTCGGTATCGGTGCGGTGAAGTACGCCGACCTGTCGGTGTCGCACGACACCGAGTACGTGTTCGACTTCGACCGGATGCTCGCGCTGCACGGCAACACCGGCCCGTACCTGCAGTACGCGGCCGCGCGGATCAGGTCGATCTTCCGCAAGGGCGGGCTGGACCCGCGGGAGGCCACCGGACCGATCCGGCTGGGGGAACCCGCCGAACGGGACCTCGCCCTGGCACTGCTGGGCTTCGGTCCGGCGGTGCGCCAGGTCGGCGACACGCTGGAGCCGCACCACCTGTGCGGTTACCTGTTCGACCTCGCCCAGACGTTCACGTCGTTCTACGAGCGCTGCCCGGTGTTGAAACCCGACGATCCCGCGGTGCGGGACTCGCGGTTGGCGCTGACGGCGGCGACGCTGCACACGCTGGTGCGCGGACTCGACCTGTTGGGTGTGCGGGCGCCGGAACGGATGTGA
- a CDS encoding helix-turn-helix domain-containing protein, with the protein MVQDGKAPLDVIASALRRERSRSGVTLTELARRAGVAKSTLSQLESGAGNPSLETLWALAVALDIPPAQLLGPQRPTTHVVRAGEGAALHAAEANYQAVLVAACPPNARRDIYHIAAEPGPARESQPHMPGVTEHVVLSAGRALVGTAGEPVELAPGDYMFYPGDVPHVFQALEPGTQAVLVSEHV; encoded by the coding sequence GTGGTGCAGGACGGGAAGGCTCCGCTCGACGTCATCGCGAGTGCGCTGCGGCGGGAACGCAGCCGGTCGGGAGTGACACTCACCGAGCTCGCCCGGAGGGCCGGCGTCGCGAAGTCCACGCTGTCCCAGCTGGAGTCGGGCGCCGGCAATCCCAGCCTGGAGACGCTGTGGGCGCTGGCGGTGGCCCTCGACATCCCCCCGGCCCAGCTGCTGGGGCCACAGCGCCCCACCACCCACGTGGTCCGCGCCGGCGAGGGGGCGGCACTGCACGCCGCGGAGGCCAACTACCAGGCCGTACTGGTGGCCGCCTGCCCCCCGAACGCGCGCCGGGACATCTACCACATCGCCGCCGAGCCGGGGCCGGCGCGCGAGTCCCAACCCCACATGCCCGGCGTCACCGAACACGTCGTGCTCAGTGCCGGACGGGCGCTCGTCGGGACCGCCGGTGAACCGGTGGAGCTCGCGCCGGGAGACTACATGTTCTATCCGGGCGACGTGCCGCACGTGTTCCAGGCGCTGGAACCGGGCACCCAGGCCGTCCTGGTGAGCGAGCACGTCTGA
- a CDS encoding Rv2578c family radical SAM protein — protein sequence MRWEELREDADESALFDRGEVMAEPERGTGRAGLSTPGPEPVDAGSDEGPMAIEIRARSVLNRVPAASDVPFQWTVNPYRGCSHACVYCFARRSHEYLNLDSGRDFDTKIMVKVNAGRVLRTELADPRWGGHHIAMGTNTDPYQRAEGHYRLMPDILAALRDFANPFSILTKGTLVLRDLPVIEQAAQRAEVGMAVSVGSVDDTVWRSVEPGTPRPTSRLNVVRQFTRRGIGCSVLMAPVLPGLTDSAAQLEETVAAIAEAGASSVTPIVLHLRSGAREWYLSWLSENHPHLVPYYRELYAHGAYAPRAYQKAVQERVREAAHRHGLHGPGESPRAAEHRESQRDGADRGGAEGHQLTLM from the coding sequence ATGCGCTGGGAGGAACTTCGGGAGGATGCGGACGAGAGCGCGCTGTTCGACCGGGGCGAGGTGATGGCCGAGCCCGAACGAGGCACCGGACGCGCCGGCCTGTCCACCCCCGGCCCGGAGCCGGTGGACGCCGGCAGCGACGAGGGTCCGATGGCGATCGAGATCCGCGCCCGCTCCGTCCTCAACCGGGTACCCGCAGCCTCGGACGTCCCGTTCCAATGGACCGTCAACCCCTACCGGGGGTGCAGCCACGCCTGCGTGTACTGTTTCGCCCGCCGCAGCCACGAGTACCTCAACCTGGACTCCGGGCGGGACTTCGACACCAAGATCATGGTCAAGGTGAACGCGGGCCGGGTGCTGCGAACCGAACTCGCCGACCCCCGGTGGGGCGGCCACCACATCGCCATGGGCACCAACACCGACCCCTACCAGCGGGCCGAGGGCCACTACCGGCTCATGCCTGACATCCTCGCCGCCCTGCGGGACTTCGCCAACCCGTTCTCCATCCTCACCAAGGGAACACTGGTCCTGCGCGACCTGCCGGTGATCGAACAGGCTGCCCAACGGGCCGAGGTGGGTATGGCGGTGTCGGTGGGCTCCGTGGACGACACCGTGTGGCGCTCGGTGGAACCGGGCACTCCCCGCCCCACCAGCCGGCTGAACGTGGTGCGCCAGTTCACCCGGCGGGGGATCGGGTGTTCGGTCCTGATGGCGCCGGTCCTGCCGGGGCTGACCGACTCCGCCGCGCAGCTCGAGGAGACGGTGGCCGCCATCGCCGAGGCGGGAGCCAGCAGCGTCACCCCGATCGTGCTCCACCTGCGGTCCGGGGCCCGGGAGTGGTACCTCTCCTGGCTGTCGGAGAACCACCCTCACCTGGTTCCGTACTACCGGGAGCTGTACGCCCACGGCGCCTACGCGCCCCGGGCGTACCAGAAGGCGGTACAGGAGCGGGTGCGCGAGGCGGCCCACCGGCACGGCCTGCACGGTCCCGGCGAGAGCCCCCGCGCGGCGGAACACCGGGAGAGCCAGCGGGACGGGGCGGACCGGGGCGGGGCGGAGGGGCACCAGCTCACCCTGATGTAG
- a CDS encoding class I SAM-dependent methyltransferase, producing the protein MSPSPHVRKSGATDRMRRYWDRQAPRYDRAIARMERLLLEDSRQWLCSKAEGATLEVAIGTGRNLPFYPDGVDLTGIDLSPRMLGIARERARELGMDVDLSEADAQHLPFADSSFDTVLCALSLCSVPDLEATVTEVGRVLRPGGQLLLLDHVRSSSLPVRGLLLTVQGLMSVTSPGNGERMTRRPLLTLREQGFVVQQRDRFKAGVIERLVARRPSE; encoded by the coding sequence GTGTCACCGTCACCGCACGTCAGGAAGTCCGGAGCCACCGACCGCATGCGGCGGTACTGGGACCGCCAGGCGCCGCGCTACGACCGGGCGATCGCCCGTATGGAGCGGCTCCTCCTCGAGGACAGCCGGCAGTGGCTGTGCTCGAAAGCCGAGGGCGCCACCCTCGAGGTCGCGATCGGCACCGGCCGCAACCTGCCGTTCTACCCGGACGGTGTGGACCTGACCGGCATCGACCTCAGCCCCCGCATGCTGGGGATCGCCCGGGAACGCGCCCGCGAGCTCGGTATGGACGTGGACCTGAGCGAGGCAGACGCGCAGCACCTCCCGTTCGCCGACTCCTCCTTCGACACCGTGCTCTGCGCGCTGTCCCTGTGCTCGGTGCCCGACCTGGAGGCCACCGTCACCGAGGTCGGCCGTGTGCTGCGTCCCGGTGGCCAGCTCCTGCTGCTGGACCACGTGCGTTCCTCCTCGCTGCCCGTGCGCGGGCTCCTGCTGACCGTCCAGGGGCTGATGAGTGTGACCAGCCCGGGGAACGGGGAGAGGATGACACGCCGTCCCCTGCTGACCCTGCGGGAACAGGGGTTCGTCGTACAGCAGCGCGACAGGTTCAAGGCCGGCGTCATCGAACGCCTCGTGGCGCGCCGCCCATCCGAGTAA
- a CDS encoding ArsR/SmtB family transcription factor gives MPDAEGHPFREEMDLRTVANALGDPLRYRVIATLAREPAQCERHCTSFGLPVSKATRTYHFRVLREAGLIWQVDRGNSRMAQLRRDDIEVCFPGLLRLIQRYPPQEETGTGTAEA, from the coding sequence TTGCCTGACGCGGAAGGCCACCCTTTCCGGGAAGAGATGGACCTGCGCACCGTCGCCAACGCCCTGGGCGATCCGTTGCGCTACCGGGTCATCGCCACCCTGGCCCGGGAGCCGGCGCAGTGCGAGCGGCACTGCACCTCGTTCGGGCTGCCGGTGTCGAAGGCCACACGCACGTACCACTTCCGCGTCCTGCGGGAGGCCGGCCTCATCTGGCAGGTCGACCGGGGCAACAGCCGGATGGCGCAACTGCGCCGGGACGACATCGAGGTGTGCTTCCCCGGGCTGCTGCGGCTGATCCAGCGCTACCCGCCGCAGGAGGAGACCGGTACGGGCACCGCCGAGGCGTGA
- a CDS encoding RHS repeat-associated core domain-containing protein, giving the protein MPAPAHPRGWLASIAVATAAVTTAALLHTPAHAEQNSSPDTQDVPSGDSWQPDEEVDRDPSGGEPPEEDWKQPHEREADQQDGLSAQDTDIDAEDSCDDGTNRGVQDHYPLQRHQISDRLELDVNLENGNTVLRHRELTIPGTGIDLSLSSVYNSQDLGTNGWKLNTGTDVGLDFITDSDDVVFRGPSGFCETFTDQGDGTFASPEDMEADLEELDNGRYALTFHQGPYADQMWTFTADGWLYAQSDHNGNTTTLNYDDDGLITSITDDQDRVTELDWHQNRIGLTEITDPTGATAADYSYNADGQLTEITDRAGNDITFAYDDNNHLSEITNARGHTWNLDHDTAGQLTELDQPVTGDERAVTTYDHGEAETEVTDPRGNTSTHTFDEQGRQEEATDPEGNTRSTTWTAAASVAAATDPAGASTTYDYDDLNNMVGTQLPSGAEYQIGYADSANPHKPTSITAPEEEVELDYDDRGNLTQIRRPGAEEPEQSLEYNNNGTLASQTNGQGAKTEFSYDEDGNLTEIDQPDPLGTTSFTYDALSRVTSVTDGNGTTLEYAYDKLDRVVEIVHDGDIRQSTEYNPNGDVTATHTPQATVAHAYNKRGEVANTGRDDGQDHESYDYTYDQAGNLTSLSEHGATTDYAYDTANRLTTVTDDSGGETTIGYDEAGNRDEITFPDGATQSLDHNEAGLLTESVMANADGDTLAEAAYSYTDDDGQDTTKLQSRTVNGQSREFTYDERGRLTSDGHTDYTYDEADNLTSAGDTDYQVNKADQVTEVDDTELGYDQAGNLTEAGQTDIDYSPTGQMVDKDAGNSASDLQVSYDTADSTQRRTITQGSGDNQTEHTLTNTALGISSIEQDDGDRTRYVRDPDGRMLGMITGGQRYNAATDAQNSTLALAEDGTESTDPDVAYDYTPYGQTETATAGSGDQAAQTNPFTYTGAYELDNGDKALGHRYLSQRTHRFTQQDPSWQEDNLYTYAECDPINKMDRNGLSACGWAIGDFITGYISYHFAVYGVAALLAGTVAVAAAPIAIAAVSTGIAIYGMGRGIAGMYHSC; this is encoded by the coding sequence ATGCCCGCACCCGCACACCCGCGAGGGTGGCTCGCTTCGATCGCGGTGGCCACCGCCGCCGTCACGACCGCAGCGCTGCTGCACACCCCCGCCCACGCCGAACAGAACAGCAGCCCCGACACCCAGGACGTGCCGTCCGGCGATTCCTGGCAGCCCGACGAGGAGGTCGACCGGGACCCCTCGGGTGGCGAGCCGCCCGAGGAGGACTGGAAGCAACCCCACGAACGCGAGGCCGACCAGCAGGACGGCCTGTCAGCCCAGGACACCGACATCGACGCCGAGGATTCCTGTGATGATGGCACCAACCGCGGCGTCCAGGACCACTACCCCCTCCAGCGCCACCAGATCAGCGACCGCCTGGAACTGGACGTCAACCTGGAGAACGGCAACACCGTCCTGCGCCACCGCGAGCTGACCATCCCCGGCACCGGCATCGACCTGTCGCTGTCCAGCGTCTACAACAGCCAGGACCTGGGCACCAACGGGTGGAAGCTCAACACCGGCACCGACGTGGGCCTGGACTTCATCACCGACTCCGACGACGTCGTCTTCCGCGGACCCTCCGGGTTCTGCGAGACCTTCACCGACCAGGGCGACGGGACATTCGCGTCTCCGGAGGACATGGAAGCCGACCTGGAGGAATTGGACAACGGCCGCTACGCCCTGACCTTCCACCAGGGCCCCTACGCCGACCAGATGTGGACCTTCACCGCCGACGGGTGGCTATATGCCCAAAGCGACCACAACGGCAACACCACCACCCTCAACTACGACGACGACGGCCTGATCACCTCCATCACCGATGACCAGGACCGCGTCACCGAACTCGACTGGCACCAGAACCGCATCGGACTCACCGAGATCACCGACCCCACCGGAGCCACCGCCGCCGACTACTCCTACAACGCCGACGGGCAACTCACCGAAATCACCGACCGCGCCGGCAACGACATCACCTTCGCCTACGACGACAACAACCACCTGTCCGAGATCACCAACGCCCGCGGCCACACCTGGAACCTCGACCACGACACCGCGGGCCAACTCACCGAGCTGGACCAGCCGGTCACCGGAGACGAACGCGCCGTGACCACCTACGACCACGGCGAGGCCGAAACCGAGGTCACCGACCCGCGCGGCAACACCTCCACCCACACCTTCGACGAGCAGGGCCGCCAGGAAGAGGCCACCGACCCCGAGGGCAACACCCGCTCGACCACCTGGACCGCCGCGGCCTCGGTGGCCGCCGCCACCGACCCCGCCGGAGCCTCCACCACCTACGACTACGACGACCTCAACAACATGGTCGGCACCCAGCTGCCCTCCGGCGCCGAATACCAGATCGGATACGCCGATTCGGCCAACCCGCACAAACCCACCTCCATCACCGCTCCCGAGGAGGAGGTGGAGCTGGACTACGACGACCGCGGCAACCTCACCCAGATCCGCCGCCCCGGCGCCGAGGAGCCCGAACAGAGTCTGGAGTACAACAACAACGGCACCCTGGCCTCCCAAACCAACGGCCAAGGCGCCAAAACCGAGTTCTCCTACGACGAGGACGGCAACCTCACCGAAATCGACCAACCCGACCCGCTGGGCACCACCAGCTTCACCTACGACGCCCTGTCCCGGGTCACCAGCGTCACCGACGGCAACGGCACCACCCTCGAGTACGCCTACGACAAGCTCGACCGCGTGGTCGAGATCGTCCACGACGGCGACATCCGGCAATCCACCGAATACAACCCCAACGGCGACGTCACCGCCACCCACACCCCCCAGGCCACCGTGGCCCACGCCTACAACAAACGCGGCGAGGTCGCCAACACCGGCCGCGACGACGGCCAGGACCACGAGTCCTACGACTACACCTACGACCAGGCCGGCAACCTCACCTCGCTGAGTGAACACGGCGCCACCACCGACTACGCCTACGACACCGCCAACCGGCTGACCACCGTCACCGACGACTCCGGCGGCGAGACCACCATCGGCTACGACGAGGCCGGCAACCGCGACGAGATCACCTTCCCCGACGGGGCCACCCAGAGCCTGGACCACAACGAGGCCGGGCTCCTCACCGAGTCGGTGATGGCCAACGCCGACGGTGACACCCTGGCCGAGGCCGCCTACTCCTACACCGACGACGACGGCCAGGACACCACCAAGCTGCAGTCGCGCACCGTCAACGGCCAGAGCCGCGAGTTCACCTACGACGAGCGCGGCCGCCTGACCAGCGACGGCCACACCGACTACACCTACGACGAGGCCGACAACCTCACCTCCGCCGGCGACACCGACTATCAGGTCAACAAGGCCGACCAGGTCACCGAGGTCGATGACACCGAGCTGGGCTACGACCAAGCCGGCAACCTCACCGAGGCCGGCCAGACCGACATCGACTACAGCCCCACCGGCCAAATGGTCGACAAGGACGCCGGCAACTCCGCGTCGGACCTGCAGGTCAGCTACGACACCGCCGACTCCACCCAGCGCCGCACCATCACCCAAGGATCCGGCGACAACCAGACCGAACACACCCTGACCAACACCGCCCTGGGCATCTCCAGCATCGAACAGGACGACGGCGACCGCACCCGGTATGTGCGTGATCCGGACGGGCGGATGCTGGGCATGATCACCGGCGGGCAGCGCTACAACGCCGCCACCGACGCCCAGAACTCCACCCTCGCCCTGGCCGAGGACGGAACCGAGTCAACCGATCCGGACGTGGCCTACGACTACACCCCCTACGGCCAAACCGAGACGGCCACGGCCGGCAGCGGCGACCAAGCGGCCCAGACCAACCCCTTCACCTACACCGGCGCCTACGAACTCGACAACGGCGACAAAGCCCTCGGCCACCGCTACCTCTCCCAACGCACCCACCGCTTCACCCAACAAGACCCCTCCTGGCAGGAAGACAATCTCTACACCTATGCCGAATGCGACCCCATCAACAAGATGGACCGAAACGGACTTTCTGCTTGCGGGTGGGCGATCGGTGACTTTATTACCGGATACATTTCTTACCACTTTGCCGTCTATGGTGTAGCCGCGCTTTTGGCTGGTACAGTCGCTGTAGCCGCAGCTCCTATCGCAATCGCTGCTGTATCTACTGGTATTGCCATATACGGCATGGGTCGCGGAATCGCAGGAATGTATCATAGTTGCTAG